The following proteins are encoded in a genomic region of Rhizobium sp. CCGE531:
- a CDS encoding glucokinase — protein MPELNHSDAPLPFPILIGDIGGTNARFSILADAGSEQEHFPVVQTANFETIDDAIKQILEKTKIRPRAAILAMAGPVQGDEIPLTNCDWVIRPKTMIANLGIEDVLVINDFEAQALAIAEISDEHRQTIGEASGNMTASRAVLGPGTGLGVGGLVHTQHQWVPVPGEGGHIDLGPRTERDLQIWPHLEPIEGRISAEQVICGRGLQNLYHAICAADGVEPSLKEPADITDHALAGTNAQADETLTLFVTYLGRVAGDIAMIFMARGGVYLSGGIPQKILPALQRPEFRAAFEDKAPHTEMMRTIPTHVVINPLAALSGLATYARKPTSFGLATEGRRWRG, from the coding sequence ATGCCCGAGCTCAATCACAGCGATGCCCCCCTGCCTTTCCCAATCCTGATCGGCGATATCGGCGGAACCAATGCGCGTTTCTCGATCCTTGCCGATGCGGGCTCCGAACAGGAGCATTTTCCGGTCGTCCAGACGGCGAATTTCGAGACGATCGACGATGCGATCAAGCAGATTCTCGAGAAGACCAAGATACGCCCCCGCGCCGCGATCCTTGCCATGGCCGGGCCTGTTCAGGGCGATGAAATTCCGCTGACCAACTGCGACTGGGTAATCCGTCCGAAGACGATGATCGCCAATCTCGGCATCGAGGACGTACTCGTCATCAACGACTTCGAGGCGCAGGCCCTGGCGATTGCCGAGATTTCCGACGAACATCGCCAGACAATCGGCGAAGCCTCTGGCAACATGACCGCCTCGCGCGCCGTACTCGGGCCGGGCACGGGGCTTGGCGTTGGCGGCCTGGTTCATACCCAGCATCAATGGGTGCCCGTGCCGGGCGAAGGCGGCCATATCGATCTCGGGCCGCGCACGGAACGCGACCTGCAGATCTGGCCGCATCTGGAACCCATCGAAGGCCGAATCTCGGCCGAGCAGGTGATCTGCGGCCGCGGCCTGCAGAACCTTTATCATGCCATCTGCGCGGCTGACGGCGTCGAGCCGAGCCTGAAGGAACCGGCTGATATCACCGACCACGCGCTTGCCGGCACCAATGCACAGGCCGATGAGACGCTGACGCTGTTCGTCACCTATCTTGGCCGCGTCGCCGGCGATATCGCCATGATCTTCATGGCGCGCGGCGGCGTCTATCTTTCCGGCGGCATCCCGCAGAAGATCCTGCCGGCGCTTCAGAGGCCGGAATTCCGCGCCGCCTTCGAGGACAAGGCGCCGCACACGGAAATGATGAGGACGATCCCGACCCATGTGGTCATCAATCCGCTGGCGGCGCTTTCCGGCCTTGCGACCTATGCCCGCAAGCCGACGAGCTTCGGCCTTGCCACAGAGGGCCGTCGCTGGCGAGGTTAA
- a CDS encoding methylglyoxal synthase produces the protein MAGSKCIALIAHDQKKDAMAEFARRYQATLADWKIVATGTTGGRVLDACPDLKVTRLKSGPLGGDQQIGALIATGEIDMLVFFIDPLTPLPHDVDVKALTRLAVLYDIPMALNESTAERLIKTLNH, from the coding sequence ATGGCCGGCAGCAAATGCATCGCACTGATCGCGCATGATCAGAAAAAGGATGCGATGGCGGAGTTCGCGCGGCGCTACCAGGCAACCCTTGCCGATTGGAAGATCGTTGCGACCGGCACGACGGGCGGTCGCGTGCTTGATGCCTGCCCCGACCTCAAGGTCACCCGCCTGAAAAGCGGGCCGCTCGGCGGCGACCAGCAGATCGGCGCGCTCATCGCCACCGGCGAGATCGACATGCTCGTCTTCTTCATCGATCCCCTCACCCCATTGCCGCACGACGTCGACGTGAAGGCATTGACGCGGCTTGCCGTTCTCTACGACATTCCGATGGCGCTCAACGAATCCACCGCCGAGCGGCTGATCAAAACACTGAACCATTAA
- the mepA gene encoding penicillin-insensitive murein endopeptidase: protein MTSPLARSLRTIGTFSLATMIGMGLIAGDALAQQATPSPGSAKAVFGAVTLPTQGAPQSIGFYAKGCLSGAVALPADGPTWQTMRLSRNRRWGRPEMIDLLERLSRDAAKNDGWPGLLVGDISQPRGGPMFNGHASHQIGLDADVWLTPMPRRKMTADEREALPFTTMLAKDKFLTINDKVWTPAHARLLMRAASYPEVERIFVNPAIKRKMCETWTGDRTNLGKLRPEYGHDSHFHIRIRCPAGSVGCTPQAPVAAGDGCDKPLAWWFGPEPWAKPKPSTKPPVKPREVMVSDLPKACQAIVAAPSVASARAATFGAKAADAAAETDALPVSGPASGSVSGDMPPGQIPQQ, encoded by the coding sequence ATGACTTCACCTCTGGCTCGCTCCCTTCGAACAATCGGCACATTCTCTCTCGCGACCATGATTGGAATGGGTCTTATCGCCGGCGATGCGCTGGCGCAGCAGGCAACACCCTCGCCCGGCAGCGCCAAGGCGGTCTTCGGAGCCGTGACGCTGCCGACGCAGGGGGCGCCGCAATCGATCGGTTTCTATGCCAAGGGTTGCCTTAGCGGCGCGGTTGCGCTGCCCGCCGACGGCCCGACCTGGCAGACCATGCGCCTGTCGCGCAATCGTCGCTGGGGTCGGCCCGAGATGATCGACCTCTTGGAGCGCCTGTCGCGCGATGCGGCCAAGAATGACGGCTGGCCGGGTCTGCTCGTCGGCGACATCTCGCAGCCGCGCGGCGGCCCGATGTTCAACGGCCATGCCTCGCATCAGATCGGCCTCGATGCCGACGTTTGGCTGACGCCGATGCCACGGCGCAAGATGACGGCCGACGAGCGCGAAGCCCTGCCCTTCACCACCATGCTCGCCAAGGACAAGTTCCTGACGATCAACGACAAGGTATGGACGCCGGCGCATGCCCGCCTGCTCATGCGGGCGGCGAGCTATCCCGAAGTCGAGCGCATCTTCGTCAACCCGGCGATCAAGAGGAAGATGTGCGAGACCTGGACGGGTGACCGCACCAATCTCGGCAAGCTGCGGCCGGAATATGGGCACGACTCGCATTTCCACATCCGCATCCGCTGCCCGGCCGGCTCCGTCGGCTGCACGCCGCAGGCGCCGGTTGCCGCCGGCGACGGCTGCGACAAGCCGCTCGCCTGGTGGTTCGGTCCCGAGCCCTGGGCAAAACCAAAGCCAAGCACGAAACCTCCGGTCAAGCCGCGCGAGGTCATGGTTTCCGATCTGCCCAAGGCCTGCCAGGCGATAGTGGCGGCACCATCGGTCGCGTCGGCTCGCGCCGCCACCTTTGGCGCCAAAGCTGCCGATGCAGCAGCGGAAACGGACGCATTGCCTGTCTCTGGGCCTGCCTCCGGATCTGTCTCCGGCGACATGCCGCCCGGCCAAATCCCGCAGCAATGA
- a CDS encoding isochorismatase family protein, producing MSLYDPKTTALVSIDLQGLVLSRPLAPYPAEQIVANTVAIANKLKADGGTTVFVTVGFSSDYADAVNQPTDETFALPPGGLPPAALEAPPEMAALTPDVAIVKRQWSAFYGTELDLQLRRRGIRTLILTGVATNFGVEATVRDGYAANYAVIVAEDAVTTLSQEMQDFACTRVLPRLSRIRKTAEILEN from the coding sequence ATGTCACTTTACGATCCCAAAACCACCGCTCTCGTTTCCATCGACCTGCAAGGTCTCGTTCTCAGCCGGCCGCTCGCGCCCTACCCTGCCGAGCAGATCGTCGCCAATACGGTCGCCATCGCAAACAAGCTGAAGGCCGATGGCGGGACGACCGTTTTCGTAACGGTCGGATTTTCCTCGGACTATGCCGACGCTGTCAATCAGCCGACTGACGAAACCTTCGCGCTTCCCCCAGGAGGTTTGCCGCCGGCCGCGCTCGAAGCTCCCCCAGAGATGGCGGCGCTGACGCCTGATGTCGCCATCGTCAAGCGCCAGTGGAGCGCCTTCTACGGCACTGAACTCGATCTGCAGCTTCGCCGCCGTGGCATCAGGACGCTGATCCTGACGGGCGTCGCCACCAATTTCGGCGTGGAAGCAACCGTGCGAGACGGCTATGCGGCAAATTATGCCGTGATCGTCGCCGAAGATGCGGTGACGACCCTTTCGCAGGAGATGCAGGATTTCGCCTGCACGAGAGTGCTGCCCCGGCTGTCGCGCATTCGCAAGACGGCGGAGATCCTGGAGAACTGA
- a CDS encoding TetR/AcrR family transcriptional regulator — protein MENMRATSQKSSEELKTRTPKRQRGHERVVILLDAAAKVIARKGYDAATMTEIAAEANSSIGSLYQFFPTKPLLAEALHIERLERLKTRLREVAESSAGLSAADCGEAIFDALGVFMEKYPELSVLAGRRDIPKERKARSRLELKELIAGVLRQAKPSISDDVALMSGIVLELLRIAVVVANEPEAGEDRRVVGELRLMLRRRLEEAASKT, from the coding sequence ATGGAAAATATGAGGGCAACCTCACAAAAATCAAGTGAAGAATTGAAGACGCGCACGCCGAAGCGGCAGCGCGGCCATGAGCGCGTCGTCATTCTGCTGGACGCGGCGGCAAAGGTCATTGCGCGCAAGGGCTATGACGCGGCAACGATGACGGAGATTGCCGCCGAGGCGAATTCTTCCATCGGCTCGTTGTATCAGTTCTTTCCAACCAAGCCGCTGCTTGCCGAGGCGCTGCATATCGAACGCCTGGAGCGATTGAAGACCAGGCTTCGGGAAGTGGCGGAAAGCAGCGCCGGCCTTTCGGCAGCCGATTGCGGCGAGGCGATCTTCGATGCGCTCGGTGTCTTCATGGAGAAGTATCCAGAACTTTCGGTGCTTGCCGGCCGCCGCGATATTCCCAAGGAGCGCAAGGCACGTTCGCGCCTCGAGTTGAAGGAACTGATCGCGGGTGTCCTGCGGCAGGCCAAGCCGTCGATATCGGACGATGTTGCGCTGATGTCGGGCATCGTTCTCGAACTGCTGCGCATCGCCGTCGTCGTCGCCAACGAGCCGGAAGCTGGGGAGGATCGGCGCGTCGTCGGCGAATTGCGCCTGATGCTGCGCCGGCGCCTTGAAGAAGCCGCCTCCAAAACCTGA
- a CDS encoding extracellular solute-binding protein, with protein sequence MASTRLKAGLVVSLICLLALPVSSKAEEPQFRIGTAILGDLKYQPGFKHFDYVNPDAPKGGEVKLSSSGTFDTLNPVLSKGNVAEGIGLVYDTLLKKADDEANSSYGLLAEGVSYPDDVSSATFRLRAEAKWADGTPVTPEDVIFGFEKFKELNPLGASYYAHVVSAEKTGERDVTFHFDEKDNRELPSILGQLTILPKHWWEATGPDGKPRDISRTTLEPIMGSGPYKIASLQPGSSIRYELRDDYWGKNLPVNVGENNFGVMNYIYFADYDVAFEAFRSGTIDYWQDNSTSHWVTGYDFPAAKDGRVKREELPNTLRSVGIMQALVPNMRRDRFKDERVREALNYAYDFEELNRTLSFGKLTRVDSFFFGTKFASSGLPQAEELNVLNGIKDKVPAEVFTAPYANPVGGDPQKARDNFRKALALFKEAGWVLKGNKMVNAQTGQPFSLELLLNNPSLERSVLPYIQNLKRIGIDASVRTVDPSQYINRIRSFDYDMIWVVWAQTLNPGNEQLDFWGSTSVGRQGSRNYAGIADPGIDALIQKVIFAKDVPEKEATVKALDRVLLAHHYVLPTFYGTTTRIAYWDKFEHLAELPYYSIGFPEVWWSKSAGK encoded by the coding sequence ATGGCATCGACACGATTGAAAGCAGGCTTGGTAGTTTCTCTTATTTGCCTGCTGGCATTGCCCGTGTCCTCGAAAGCCGAAGAGCCGCAATTCCGCATCGGCACCGCCATTCTCGGTGACCTCAAATACCAGCCAGGCTTCAAACACTTCGATTATGTCAATCCGGATGCGCCGAAGGGCGGCGAGGTGAAGCTGTCGAGCAGTGGTACCTTCGATACCCTCAATCCGGTGCTGTCGAAGGGCAATGTCGCCGAAGGGATAGGGCTGGTCTACGATACGCTGTTGAAGAAAGCCGATGACGAGGCCAATTCTTCCTATGGCCTGCTTGCCGAAGGTGTTTCTTATCCCGACGACGTTTCAAGCGCCACCTTCCGGCTGCGCGCCGAGGCGAAGTGGGCCGATGGCACGCCGGTAACGCCCGAGGACGTCATCTTCGGCTTCGAGAAGTTCAAAGAACTCAATCCCTTGGGGGCAAGCTACTACGCGCATGTCGTGAGCGCCGAAAAGACCGGCGAGCGCGATGTCACCTTCCATTTCGATGAAAAGGACAACCGCGAGCTGCCCTCGATCCTGGGCCAGCTTACCATCCTGCCGAAACATTGGTGGGAGGCAACGGGTCCCGACGGCAAGCCGCGCGATATCTCCCGCACCACGCTCGAGCCGATCATGGGGTCCGGCCCCTACAAGATCGCTTCCCTGCAGCCCGGCTCTTCGATCCGCTACGAACTGCGTGACGACTACTGGGGCAAGAACCTGCCGGTCAATGTCGGCGAGAATAATTTCGGCGTGATGAATTATATCTATTTTGCCGACTACGACGTCGCCTTCGAGGCGTTTCGCAGCGGCACCATCGATTACTGGCAGGACAATTCGACAAGCCATTGGGTGACCGGCTATGATTTTCCAGCCGCCAAGGACGGCCGCGTCAAGCGCGAGGAGTTGCCCAACACGCTGCGCTCGGTCGGCATCATGCAGGCGCTCGTTCCCAATATGCGGCGTGATCGGTTCAAGGACGAGCGCGTCCGCGAGGCGCTGAACTACGCCTATGATTTCGAGGAACTGAACCGGACCCTTTCCTTCGGGAAGTTGACGCGCGTCGACAGCTTCTTTTTCGGCACGAAATTCGCCTCCTCGGGCCTGCCGCAAGCGGAGGAACTCAACGTTCTGAACGGCATCAAGGACAAGGTGCCCGCCGAGGTCTTCACGGCGCCCTATGCCAATCCCGTCGGCGGCGATCCGCAGAAGGCGCGCGACAATTTTCGCAAGGCGCTCGCCTTGTTCAAGGAGGCGGGCTGGGTCCTCAAGGGCAACAAGATGGTGAACGCGCAGACCGGACAGCCGTTCTCGCTGGAACTCCTGCTGAACAATCCATCGCTGGAAAGGTCGGTGCTGCCCTATATTCAGAACCTGAAGCGCATCGGCATCGATGCCAGCGTCAGGACGGTCGACCCCTCGCAATATATCAACCGCATCCGCAGCTTCGATTATGACATGATCTGGGTCGTGTGGGCGCAGACGTTGAACCCCGGCAATGAGCAGCTCGATTTCTGGGGCTCGACTTCCGTCGGCCGTCAGGGATCCCGGAACTATGCCGGCATAGCCGATCCCGGCATCGACGCGCTCATCCAGAAGGTGATCTTCGCGAAGGACGTGCCGGAAAAGGAAGCGACGGTCAAAGCGCTCGACCGCGTGCTGCTCGCCCATCACTATGTTCTGCCGACCTTCTATGGAACGACGACCAGGATAGCCTATTGGGACAAGTTCGAGCATCTGGCGGAACTGCCCTATTACTCCATCGGCTTCCCCGAAGTCTGGTGGTCGAAAAGCGCCGGAAAATGA
- a CDS encoding microcin C ABC transporter permease YejB, with product MGAYILRRLLLMIPTIVGIMAISFTIVQFAPGGPVEQVIAQLTGQGDNANGRLSGGTDMSSQPTFDDSSSKYRGAQGLDPELIAKLDKQFGFDKPPLERFGQMMWNYIRFDFGESFFRNTTVIDLIGQKLPVSISLGIWILIFSYAISIPLGIRKAVQDGSTFDVWTSGIIIIGYAVPSFLFGIMLIVLFAGGSFFDWFPLRGLVSDNFADLSWWRKILDYLWHLVLPLISLSLAAFATTTLLTKNSFIEEIKKQYVVTARAKGLSERRVLYGHVFRNAMLIVIAGFPGAFISAFFTGSLLIENIFSLDGLGRLSYLSVVQRDYPVVFATLFIFSLLGLFVSLVSDLIYTWIDPRIDFERREV from the coding sequence ATGGGCGCCTATATCCTGAGACGCCTCCTGCTGATGATCCCGACCATCGTCGGCATCATGGCCATTTCCTTCACCATCGTGCAGTTTGCGCCGGGCGGCCCGGTCGAGCAGGTCATTGCGCAGCTGACGGGTCAGGGCGACAATGCCAACGGCCGCTTGTCCGGCGGCACCGACATGTCGTCGCAGCCGACTTTCGACGACAGCAGCTCGAAATATCGCGGCGCGCAGGGGCTTGATCCGGAACTGATCGCCAAGCTCGACAAACAGTTCGGCTTCGACAAGCCGCCGCTCGAGCGCTTCGGCCAGATGATGTGGAATTATATCCGCTTCGACTTCGGCGAGAGCTTCTTCCGCAACACCACGGTCATCGATCTTATCGGCCAGAAGCTGCCGGTGTCGATCTCGCTCGGCATCTGGATCCTGATCTTCTCCTATGCCATTTCCATCCCGCTCGGCATCCGCAAGGCGGTGCAGGACGGATCGACCTTCGATGTCTGGACGTCGGGCATTATCATCATCGGCTATGCCGTCCCGAGCTTCCTGTTCGGCATCATGCTGATCGTGCTGTTCGCCGGCGGCTCCTTCTTCGATTGGTTCCCGCTGCGCGGTCTCGTCTCGGATAATTTCGCCGACCTCAGCTGGTGGCGGAAGATCCTCGATTATCTCTGGCATCTGGTGCTGCCGCTGATTTCGCTGTCGCTGGCCGCCTTCGCCACCACGACGCTGCTCACCAAAAATTCCTTCATCGAAGAGATCAAGAAGCAATATGTCGTTACCGCTCGCGCCAAGGGGCTTTCCGAACGGCGCGTGCTCTATGGCCATGTCTTCCGCAACGCCATGTTGATCGTCATCGCCGGCTTTCCCGGCGCCTTCATCTCCGCCTTCTTCACCGGCTCGCTGCTGATCGAGAACATCTTCTCTCTCGATGGCTTGGGGCGCTTGAGCTATCTCTCCGTCGTCCAGCGCGATTATCCGGTGGTGTTTGCGACACTTTTCATCTTCTCGCTGCTCGGCCTCTTCGTCAGCCTCGTTTCCGACCTGATCTACACCTGGATCGATCCGCGCATCGATTTTGAGCGGAGGGAGGTATGA
- a CDS encoding ABC transporter permease yields MDAASHPASPVVVKPPRKGLFSPTNLRRWENFKANRRGYWSLWIFLVLFVLSLGAEFIVNDRPILVSYKGEILTPIFVDYPEEKFGGFLAQTDYRAQDIQDEINANGWMIWPPIHYSYQTANSNLPKGLSAPTPPFWAVSKEQRCSGYAQGVADPNCNWSNFNWLGTDDQARDVLSRLIYGFRISVLFGLALTICSAVVGVCAGAIQGYFGGWTDLLMQRFIEIWSSMPVLYILLIIASVLPPGFFILLGILLLFSWVGLVGVVRAEFLRARNFEYVRAARALGVNNRTIMYRHLLPNAMVATLTFVPFILSGSISTLTSLDFLGFGMPPGSPSLGEMIAQGKSNLQAPWLGLSAFFTMSIMLSLLIFIGEAVRDAFDPRKTFR; encoded by the coding sequence ATGGACGCCGCCAGCCATCCGGCATCTCCCGTAGTGGTGAAGCCGCCGCGCAAGGGCCTGTTCTCGCCGACCAATCTGCGCCGCTGGGAGAATTTCAAGGCAAATCGCCGCGGCTACTGGTCGCTCTGGATCTTCCTCGTTCTGTTCGTCCTCAGCCTTGGTGCCGAGTTCATCGTCAACGATCGGCCGATCCTCGTCTCCTATAAGGGCGAGATCCTGACGCCGATCTTCGTCGATTACCCGGAAGAGAAATTCGGTGGCTTCCTGGCGCAGACGGATTATCGCGCCCAGGACATTCAGGACGAGATCAATGCCAATGGCTGGATGATCTGGCCGCCGATCCACTATTCCTACCAGACCGCCAATTCCAACCTTCCCAAGGGACTGTCGGCGCCGACGCCGCCTTTCTGGGCGGTGAGCAAGGAACAGCGCTGCTCGGGCTATGCGCAAGGCGTTGCCGATCCGAACTGCAACTGGAGCAATTTCAACTGGCTCGGCACCGATGACCAGGCGCGTGACGTGCTCTCCCGCCTGATATACGGCTTCCGTATCTCGGTGCTGTTCGGCCTCGCGCTCACCATCTGCTCTGCCGTCGTCGGCGTCTGCGCCGGTGCGATACAGGGCTATTTCGGCGGATGGACCGATCTTTTGATGCAGCGTTTCATCGAGATCTGGTCGTCCATGCCGGTGCTCTATATCCTGCTGATCATCGCATCCGTCCTGCCGCCCGGCTTCTTCATTCTGCTCGGCATATTGCTCTTGTTTTCCTGGGTGGGGCTCGTCGGCGTCGTGCGCGCCGAATTCCTGCGGGCGCGCAATTTCGAATATGTCCGCGCCGCCCGCGCGCTCGGCGTCAACAACCGCACCATCATGTATCGCCACCTGCTGCCGAACGCGATGGTCGCGACGCTGACCTTCGTCCCCTTCATCCTGTCAGGCTCGATCTCCACGCTGACCTCGCTGGACTTCTTAGGGTTTGGCATGCCGCCAGGCTCGCCGTCGCTGGGCGAGATGATCGCCCAGGGCAAATCCAACCTGCAGGCTCCCTGGCTGGGGCTCTCGGCCTTCTTCACCATGTCGATCATGCTGTCGCTGCTGATTTTCATCGGCGAGGCCGTGCGCGATGCCTTCGATCCGAGGAAGACGTTCCGATGA
- a CDS encoding PIN domain-containing protein, which translates to MTAPRGIYWDTNVVVALMEQSGIVHDLLWAILEVIEKKPVYVSTSALTFAELKVKPLQQRNFELLRAYEEWSSSRSWLDIWSITPPILDGAALLRATRAGLKLPDAIHLATALHSRCTHFLTADKGISDITDLVHPVSGPLDITRLTILRPDEPTLASLLKSLAE; encoded by the coding sequence ATGACCGCACCACGGGGCATCTATTGGGACACGAATGTCGTTGTCGCGCTGATGGAGCAAAGCGGCATCGTTCACGATCTTCTCTGGGCTATTTTAGAAGTGATCGAGAAGAAACCCGTCTACGTCTCCACCAGTGCGCTGACTTTTGCCGAATTGAAGGTCAAGCCGCTGCAGCAGCGGAATTTCGAGCTTTTGCGAGCCTATGAAGAATGGTCGTCGTCGCGCTCATGGCTGGACATCTGGTCGATCACGCCGCCGATCCTTGATGGTGCGGCCTTGTTGCGGGCAACGCGTGCCGGCTTGAAATTGCCGGATGCGATCCACCTCGCCACCGCGCTTCATAGCCGTTGCACTCACTTCCTGACTGCGGACAAGGGGATCAGCGATATCACAGATCTTGTTCATCCCGTCTCGGGGCCTTTGGATATCACTCGCCTGACAATCCTCCGCCCCGATGAGCCCACTCTGGCATCCCTCCTGAAAAGCTTGGCCGAATGA
- a CDS encoding ABC transporter ATP-binding protein codes for MTEPLLSVRNLSVAFHQGGQTSTAVDGVSFDIAKGEVLALVGESGSGKSVSANSILKLLPYPTASHPSGEILFKGKDLLKSSDNELRGVRGNDITMIFQEPMTSLNPLHSIEKQISEILALHQGMTGEAARNRTLELLNQVGIREPEKRLKAYPHELSGGQRQRVMIAMALANRPELLIADEPTTALDVTVQAQILELLRDLKGTHGMSMLFITHDLGIVRKFADRVCVMTKGHIVETGTVEDVFTNPRHDYTRHLLAAEPRGEPPVSDAGKPVVMEGSDIRVWFPIKAGFMRKVVDHVKAVDGIDLKLRAGQTLGVVGESGSGKTTLGLALARLISSRGRIAFVGKDIAGYSFREMRPLRNQLQVVFQDPYGSLSPRMSVGEIIAEGLKVHERSLSADERDKRVCWALEEVGLDPSTRWRFPHEFSGGQRQRVAIARAMVLKPRFVMLDEPTSALDMSVQAQVVDLLRDLQKKHDLAYLFISHDLKVVKALANELIVMRFGKVVEQGASADIFRAPKEDYTKALLAAAFNIEAVPTAAIQQ; via the coding sequence ATGACCGAACCGCTACTCTCCGTCCGCAATCTGTCCGTCGCCTTTCACCAGGGCGGGCAGACATCGACCGCGGTCGATGGCGTTTCCTTCGATATCGCCAAGGGTGAAGTCTTGGCGCTGGTCGGCGAATCCGGCTCCGGCAAGTCGGTCTCGGCCAATTCGATTCTGAAGCTGCTGCCTTATCCAACCGCGAGCCACCCTTCCGGCGAAATCCTGTTCAAGGGCAAGGACCTGCTGAAGTCATCGGACAACGAGCTGCGTGGCGTGCGTGGCAACGACATCACGATGATCTTCCAGGAGCCGATGACCTCGCTCAATCCGCTCCACTCGATCGAAAAGCAGATCAGCGAGATTCTAGCTTTACATCAGGGCATGACCGGCGAGGCTGCCCGCAACCGAACGCTGGAACTCCTGAACCAGGTCGGCATCCGCGAACCGGAGAAGCGCCTCAAGGCCTATCCGCATGAACTATCAGGCGGCCAGCGCCAGCGCGTGATGATCGCCATGGCGCTTGCCAACCGTCCCGAACTGCTGATCGCCGACGAGCCGACGACGGCGCTCGATGTCACCGTGCAGGCGCAGATCCTCGAGCTGCTGCGCGATCTCAAGGGCACGCACGGCATGTCGATGCTGTTCATCACCCATGACCTTGGCATCGTCCGCAAGTTCGCCGACCGTGTTTGCGTGATGACCAAGGGCCACATCGTCGAAACCGGCACGGTGGAAGACGTCTTCACCAATCCGCGGCATGATTATACCCGCCATCTGCTGGCCGCCGAGCCGCGCGGCGAGCCGCCGGTAAGCGACGCCGGCAAGCCTGTCGTCATGGAAGGCAGCGATATCCGCGTCTGGTTCCCGATCAAGGCCGGCTTCATGCGCAAGGTCGTCGATCATGTGAAGGCGGTAGACGGTATCGATCTGAAGCTCAGGGCCGGCCAGACGCTCGGCGTCGTCGGCGAATCCGGCTCGGGCAAGACAACGCTCGGTCTCGCGCTCGCCAGGCTCATCTCCTCTCGCGGCCGGATCGCCTTTGTCGGCAAGGATATAGCCGGCTATTCGTTCCGCGAGATGCGGCCGCTCCGCAACCAGTTGCAGGTGGTCTTCCAGGACCCTTACGGCTCGCTGAGCCCGAGAATGTCGGTCGGCGAGATCATCGCTGAAGGGCTCAAGGTGCATGAGCGGTCGCTTTCGGCAGACGAGCGCGACAAGCGCGTCTGCTGGGCGCTGGAGGAAGTGGGCCTCGATCCGTCCACTCGCTGGCGTTTCCCGCATGAATTCTCCGGCGGCCAGCGCCAGCGCGTCGCCATCGCCCGCGCCATGGTGCTGAAGCCGCGTTTCGTCATGCTGGACGAGCCGACCTCGGCGCTCGACATGAGCGTACAGGCACAGGTTGTGGATTTGCTGCGCGACCTGCAGAAGAAGCACGATCTTGCCTACCTTTTCATCAGCCACGACCTGAAGGTGGTGAAGGCACTCGCCAACGAGCTGATCGTCATGCGCTTCGGCAAGGTCGTCGAGCAGGGCGCCTCCGCCGATATTTTCCGGGCGCCGAAAGAGGATTATACCAAGGCGCTTCTCGCCGCCGCATTCAACATCGAGGCGGTGCCGACCGCCGCCATCCAGCAATAA